A single window of Anaerobaca lacustris DNA harbors:
- a CDS encoding cold-shock protein — protein sequence MAKGTVKWFNDQKGFGFIVPDDGSEDLFVHHSNINGAGFKTLAEGQAVEYVPAQGRKGPEAQGVTPC from the coding sequence GTGGCAAAAGGTACAGTAAAATGGTTCAACGATCAAAAGGGCTTCGGATTCATCGTTCCTGACGATGGTAGCGAGGATCTGTTCGTCCATCACTCCAACATCAACGGCGCCGGCTTCAAGACGCTGGCCGAAGGGCAAGCGGTGGAGTATGTCCCGGCCCAGGGCCGCAAAGGCCCCGAGGCGCAGGGCGTCACCCCCTGCTGA